One genomic window of Angustibacter sp. Root456 includes the following:
- a CDS encoding HAD-IIB family hydrolase, whose translation MSARPVTAVAVVVPARDEEELLPGCLEAVSLAAQRICLPVVVVVVLDRCHDRTADVVAARPELIAVECDAGVVGTARAMGVSAALRHLHQHDLDGVWIACTDADSRVPVDWLEHQLKLADDGVDLVLGTVDLAGDELPPATAARWWRDYNRLVDEAAHAHVHGANVGVRASVYVAAGGVRAGLGPRGRAAHARGRAAAGGHGGALGRRAGGHERPPARSRAGGRVGRPAASGRLRSGEHRLSAAPPCDNDRMRMVATDLDGTIVGPDGSISARTVQALQACQDAGVRVVYVTGRPPRWMGEVVSQTGHRGTALCGNGAVVYDLAAEQVLHARVLTTDVVLEVARRLTEALPDATFALETVTGLRRTSSYVVRWDVGVEAVVGDLPSLLADDPGVVKLLCRSESSLSDDMLARAIPVLDGLAAPTHSNPNDGLLEISALGVGKASALAELAREWGIDQADVVAFGDMPNDLDMIGWAGRGFAMRGGHADVLAVAHDVAPPVTEDGVAQVLERLLATLP comes from the coding sequence ATGAGCGCCCGGCCCGTCACCGCCGTGGCCGTTGTCGTGCCGGCGCGCGACGAGGAGGAGCTGCTGCCCGGGTGCCTCGAGGCTGTGTCGCTTGCGGCACAACGCATCTGCCTTCCGGTCGTGGTGGTCGTGGTGCTCGACCGATGCCACGACCGCACGGCGGACGTCGTCGCCGCGCGCCCCGAGCTGATCGCGGTGGAGTGCGACGCCGGGGTGGTCGGCACCGCGCGGGCGATGGGGGTGAGCGCCGCGCTGAGGCACCTGCACCAGCACGACCTCGACGGTGTCTGGATCGCCTGCACCGACGCCGACTCGCGCGTGCCGGTCGACTGGCTCGAGCACCAGCTGAAGCTCGCGGACGACGGCGTCGACCTCGTGCTGGGCACGGTCGACCTCGCGGGCGACGAGCTGCCACCGGCCACGGCTGCCCGCTGGTGGCGCGACTACAACCGGCTGGTGGACGAGGCGGCGCACGCGCACGTGCACGGGGCCAACGTCGGCGTGCGCGCGAGCGTCTACGTCGCTGCGGGGGGGGTTCGCGCCGGTCTCGGCCCACGAGGACGTGCTGCTCACGCGCGCGGTCGCGCGGCTGCCGGGGGCCACGGTGGTGCCCTCGGTCGCCGTGCCGGTGGCCACGAGCGACCGCCTGCGCGGTCGCGCGCCGGAGGGCGTGTCGGCCGACCTGCGGCGTCTGGCCGGCTCCGGTCTGGAGAGCACCGCCTGAGCGCTGCGCCGCCCTGCGACAATGACCGCATGCGCATGGTGGCGACCGACCTCGACGGCACCATCGTGGGCCCGGACGGCTCGATCAGCGCCCGCACCGTGCAGGCACTGCAGGCCTGCCAGGACGCCGGCGTCCGCGTCGTGTACGTCACCGGACGCCCGCCGCGGTGGATGGGCGAGGTGGTGTCGCAGACCGGTCACCGCGGCACGGCGTTGTGCGGCAACGGTGCCGTCGTCTACGACCTCGCGGCCGAACAGGTGCTGCACGCACGCGTTCTCACGACCGACGTCGTCCTGGAGGTAGCCCGCCGGCTCACCGAGGCGTTGCCTGACGCGACCTTCGCCCTCGAGACCGTCACCGGACTTCGCCGCACCAGCAGCTACGTGGTGCGGTGGGACGTCGGCGTCGAGGCGGTCGTGGGCGACCTGCCATCCCTGCTCGCCGACGACCCCGGCGTCGTGAAGCTGTTGTGCCGCAGCGAGTCGAGCCTCAGCGACGACATGCTTGCGCGGGCGATCCCCGTGCTCGACGGTCTCGCCGCGCCCACGCACTCGAACCCGAACGACGGCCTGCTCGAGATCTCGGCGCTCGGCGTCGGCAAGGCGTCGGCGCTGGCCGAGCTGGCGCGCGAGTGGGGGATCGACCAGGCCGACGTCGTGGCGTTCGGCGACATGCCCAACGACCTCGACATGATCGGCTGGGCCGGGCGAGGGTTCGCCATGCGCGGTGGGCACGCCGACGTCCTCGCCGTCGCGCACGACGTCGCGCCGCCGGTCACCGAGGACGGCGTCGCCCAGGTGCTCGAGCGCCTCCTCGCCACCCTTCCGTAG
- a CDS encoding bifunctional PIG-L family deacetylase/class I SAM-dependent methyltransferase, which translates to MVTFRHDDPGTPEALWDAWRGLRELPVVGPARPTVLLAAHPDDETLGAGGLLALTARAGVDVHVVVATDGEASHPHSPTCSRADLARWRAKEVEQAVTLLAPDAHLHLLHLPDGALDHHARALEQALDALVHHGSRVVAPWRADAHTDHETAGRVAAQVAADRGAELLEYPIWAWHWGAPGDVRLPWPRAVRQPLDAVARAAKARALREHRSQIEPLSPQPGDEVLLSPALLAHFEREDEVYFRTAADDLTAQRPTASLDATFFDDFYATNGDDPWGFTDRWYERRKRALTLAALPRERFRRAFEPGCSIGVLTAELASRCDQLLAVDPVAAAVDRAVERTAGLPNVHVRRGGVPADWPDGDFDLVVLSEVGYYCGPADLADLVDRAARSLTDDGVVVACHWRHPVAEYPLDGDAVHEALLAHPGLAPLAQHVEEDFRLDVLARPPVCSVAQQTGLVP; encoded by the coding sequence GTGGTGACCTTCCGCCACGACGACCCCGGCACGCCCGAAGCGCTGTGGGACGCCTGGCGCGGCCTGCGCGAGCTCCCCGTGGTCGGTCCCGCCCGCCCGACCGTGCTGCTCGCCGCGCACCCGGACGACGAGACCCTCGGCGCCGGTGGACTGCTGGCGCTGACGGCCCGCGCCGGCGTCGACGTCCACGTCGTGGTGGCCACGGACGGCGAGGCGTCGCACCCGCACTCGCCCACCTGCTCGCGGGCTGACCTGGCGCGCTGGCGCGCCAAGGAGGTGGAGCAGGCCGTCACGCTGCTCGCACCGGACGCCCACCTGCACCTGCTGCACCTGCCCGACGGCGCGCTCGACCACCATGCCAGAGCGCTGGAGCAGGCTCTCGATGCGTTGGTGCACCACGGTTCTCGTGTCGTAGCACCGTGGCGAGCAGACGCCCACACCGACCACGAGACCGCGGGCCGCGTCGCGGCGCAGGTCGCGGCCGACCGGGGAGCCGAGCTGCTCGAGTACCCGATCTGGGCCTGGCACTGGGGTGCGCCGGGTGACGTCCGGTTGCCCTGGCCCCGCGCCGTGCGCCAGCCACTGGACGCCGTGGCCCGCGCCGCCAAGGCCCGCGCCCTGCGCGAACACCGCTCGCAGATCGAGCCGCTGTCACCGCAGCCGGGCGACGAGGTGCTGCTGAGCCCCGCTCTGCTCGCCCACTTCGAGCGCGAGGACGAGGTCTACTTCCGCACTGCCGCAGACGATCTGACGGCACAGAGACCGACAGCGAGTCTCGACGCCACGTTCTTCGACGACTTCTACGCGACCAACGGCGACGACCCCTGGGGATTCACCGACCGCTGGTACGAGCGACGCAAGCGGGCCCTGACGTTGGCCGCGCTGCCGCGCGAGCGCTTCCGTCGCGCCTTCGAGCCCGGCTGCTCGATCGGCGTCCTCACGGCCGAGCTCGCCTCGCGCTGCGACCAGCTGCTGGCCGTGGATCCGGTGGCAGCGGCGGTGGATCGCGCCGTCGAGCGCACCGCTGGCCTGCCGAACGTCCACGTGCGGCGCGGCGGCGTTCCGGCGGACTGGCCCGACGGCGACTTCGACCTCGTGGTGCTCTCCGAGGTCGGCTACTACTGCGGTCCCGCTGATCTGGCTGACCTGGTCGACCGCGCCGCGCGGAGCCTCACGGACGACGGCGTCGTCGTCGCGTGCCACTGGCGCCACCCGGTCGCCGAGTACCCTCTGGACGGCGACGCGGTGCACGAGGCGCTGCTGGCCCATCCCGGCCTGGCGCCGCTGGCCCAGCACGTCGAGGAGGACTTCAGGCTCGACGTCCTGGCGCGGCCACCGGTGTGCAGCGTCGCGCAGCAGACGGGCCTCGTGCCATGA
- a CDS encoding acyl-CoA/acyl-ACP dehydrogenase translates to MLQPDADPDVARAVAVVTGPDVGHALALAADLTATAPLPGSGRTLARWDLLARLAAADLTTARVVEAHLDAVAILAEAHAAGVETPAAAPGTTWGVFAAEGPGVRLDAHETPSGWQVTGDKPWCSLAGRLTHALVTAHDGDERRLLAVDLHAPGVTVHEGTWHARGLTDVPSGPVTFDAVPAEPVGDPGWYLRRAGFAHGGIGVAAAWFGGAVGVARALWRAAERRPPDQVALMHLGDADLDLHAAATVMRAAAADVDAGRADGDAGIVLALRARSAVVRAAEAVLHRVAHGLGPAPLALDDAHARRVADLTVYLRQHHAERDSAALGRALLDAGSPPW, encoded by the coding sequence GTGCTGCAGCCTGACGCCGACCCGGACGTCGCCCGCGCCGTCGCCGTCGTGACCGGCCCGGACGTCGGGCACGCCCTCGCGCTGGCCGCCGACCTCACCGCGACGGCGCCCCTGCCCGGTAGCGGACGCACCCTCGCGCGCTGGGACCTGCTCGCCCGCCTGGCCGCCGCCGACCTCACCACCGCCCGCGTGGTCGAGGCGCACCTGGACGCCGTCGCGATCCTCGCCGAGGCGCACGCGGCCGGCGTCGAGACACCGGCGGCGGCGCCGGGCACGACGTGGGGGGTGTTCGCCGCCGAGGGCCCGGGTGTGCGCCTGGACGCCCACGAGACCCCCAGTGGCTGGCAGGTCACCGGCGACAAGCCCTGGTGCTCCCTCGCCGGACGCCTCACTCACGCCCTGGTCACCGCCCACGACGGTGACGAGCGGCGCCTGCTCGCCGTCGACCTGCACGCGCCCGGCGTCACGGTGCACGAGGGCACCTGGCACGCCCGCGGCCTCACCGACGTGCCGTCGGGACCCGTCACCTTCGACGCCGTGCCGGCCGAGCCGGTCGGTGATCCCGGCTGGTACCTGCGCCGTGCCGGTTTCGCGCACGGCGGCATCGGCGTGGCCGCGGCATGGTTCGGCGGTGCGGTCGGCGTCGCCCGAGCGCTGTGGCGCGCCGCCGAGCGCCGGCCGCCCGACCAGGTGGCGCTCATGCACCTCGGCGACGCCGACCTCGACCTGCACGCCGCTGCCACGGTGATGCGCGCCGCGGCCGCCGACGTCGACGCGGGTCGGGCCGATGGCGACGCCGGCATCGTGCTGGCCCTGCGCGCGCGGTCAGCGGTGGTGCGCGCGGCCGAGGCGGTGCTGCACCGGGTCGCACACGGTCTCGGGCCGGCGCCCCTCGCCCTCGACGACGCCCACGCGCGGCGCGTCGCCGACCTCACCGTCTACCTGCGCCAGCACCACGCCGAGCGCGACTCCGCCGCGCTCGGCCGGGCGCTGCTCGACGCCGGCTCACCGCCGTGGTGA